One genomic region from Streptomyces sp. NBC_00457 encodes:
- a CDS encoding DUF4192 domain-containing protein gives MTNHSEATGSPENEDMAGREGLDVHGAMDEPGGGHEPFGPSETHGPEAYSAPDAHNPPALYDGHPGEHQVTLRTPAELADALPYLLGYRPEDSVVLVALHDRGGRGRFGGRARLGIPANPDDWPSAARQLAHGLVTGSERRGARPEQLVAYVCQEPGSAESGRQVMERLQPLAQRLRVECGLLDVPVIEALCISDGRFWSYCCVNRQCCPPEGTPMGLPGTSVLAAAATYAGLQVRGSLRELRARLLPWETAAALEQEVALDTAGRSLVPRILDDESRAGVAQETLDLARQVMSRLAAAPSVSGTVMADLRDDGLLGHDEAATLILGLQDRTTRDRAAEWMEGDEAGPALRLWRALARRCVGPYSEHAAPPLTLAGWVAWSTGDDLEAREALAMALGADPGYLFARLLHQACNEGLDPESIRRCLRAERDGREPMRAGSAEATQEPALSEAAESDPCAAPTSASASRRRRRPRPTSAGDDSPRSAKPKAREPRPKPSRPRTTAAGVARPAAARAGGTRTRASAKGVAHGTGNPGDLHAKGDSQEEDT, from the coding sequence ATGACGAATCACAGCGAAGCGACTGGATCTCCTGAAAACGAGGACATGGCCGGGCGCGAGGGGCTCGATGTGCACGGGGCGATGGACGAGCCCGGCGGAGGCCACGAGCCCTTCGGCCCCAGCGAGACCCACGGTCCTGAGGCGTACAGCGCCCCTGACGCGCACAACCCACCCGCCCTGTATGACGGCCATCCCGGCGAGCACCAGGTCACCCTCCGCACCCCGGCCGAACTGGCCGACGCCCTGCCGTATCTGCTCGGCTACCGCCCAGAGGACAGCGTCGTCCTGGTCGCCCTCCACGACAGGGGTGGCCGCGGACGCTTCGGCGGCCGGGCTCGACTCGGCATTCCCGCGAACCCGGACGACTGGCCCTCCGCGGCCCGGCAGTTGGCCCACGGGCTGGTGACGGGCAGCGAGCGCCGGGGTGCCCGCCCGGAACAGTTGGTCGCCTACGTCTGCCAGGAACCGGGGAGCGCGGAATCCGGCCGCCAGGTCATGGAGCGACTGCAGCCGCTGGCTCAGCGGCTGCGCGTCGAGTGCGGTCTGCTGGACGTGCCGGTGATCGAGGCACTGTGCATCTCGGACGGCCGCTTCTGGTCGTACTGCTGCGTGAACAGGCAATGCTGCCCGCCCGAAGGCACGCCCATGGGCCTGCCCGGCACTTCCGTGCTGGCCGCCGCTGCCACGTATGCGGGCCTCCAGGTGCGCGGCTCTCTGCGCGAACTGCGGGCCAGGCTCCTGCCCTGGGAAACGGCGGCCGCTCTGGAGCAGGAGGTTGCTCTGGACACCGCCGGAAGGAGCCTCGTCCCCCGGATCCTCGACGACGAAAGCAGGGCCGGCGTGGCCCAGGAGACGCTCGATCTTGCCCGGCAGGTCATGAGCCGTCTGGCCGCAGCCCCGTCCGTGTCCGGCACGGTCATGGCCGACCTGCGCGACGACGGACTGCTCGGACACGACGAAGCCGCGACGCTGATTCTCGGCCTGCAGGACCGTACGACGCGTGATCGCGCGGCCGAGTGGATGGAGGGCGACGAGGCCGGTCCGGCGCTGCGCCTCTGGCGAGCCCTGGCCCGCCGCTGCGTCGGCCCGTACAGCGAACATGCCGCGCCGCCGCTCACGCTTGCCGGGTGGGTCGCCTGGTCGACGGGCGACGATCTGGAGGCCAGGGAAGCCCTCGCGATGGCGCTCGGCGCGGACCCCGGTTACCTCTTCGCCCGTCTGCTGCATCAGGCCTGCAACGAGGGGCTGGACCCGGAGTCGATCCGCCGCTGCCTGCGTGCGGAACGCGATGGTCGTGAGCCGATGCGAGCCGGCAGCGCGGAGGCCACGCAGGAGCCGGCGCTGAGCGAGGCCGCCGAGTCGGACCCATGCGCGGCGCCCACATCGGCGTCGGCCTCACGCCGCCGACGCCGTCCACGGCCCACGAGTGCGGGCGACGACTCACCTCGCTCCGCGAAGCCCAAGGCGCGAGAGCCGAGGCCGAAGCCCTCCCGGCCGCGCACGACGGCTGCGGGCGTTGCGCGCCCGGCGGCTGCTCGTGCGGGCGGCACGCGCACGCGTGCCTCAGCCAAGGGAGTGGCCCATGGCACCGGCAATCCGGGAGACCTGCACGCCAAGGGCGACAGCCAAGAGGAAGACACGTGA
- a CDS encoding RecQ family ATP-dependent DNA helicase gives MEHTSNADLRAAADAVLARLVGDATGTARLREDQWRAIEALVADKRRALVVQRTGWGKSAVYFVATSLLRAQGSGPTVIVSPLLALMRNQVEAAARAGIHARTINSSNTEEWDMVQSEIAAGEVDVLLVSPERLNNPDFRDQVLPKLAAATGLLVVDEAHCISDWGHDFRPDYRRLRTMLMDLPPGVPVLATTATANARVTADVAEQLGTGGTSDALVLRGPLDRESLSLSVLRLPDAAHRMAWLADHLDELPGSGIIYTLTVAAAEEVTAFLRQRGHIVAPYTGRTENADRQQAEEDLIANRVKALVATSALGMGFDKPDLGFVVHLGSPSSPIAYYQQVGRAGRGVEHAEVLLLPGKEDEAIWEYFASLAFPPEDLVRRTLDVLAGAERPLSLPALEPLVELRRSRLETMLKVLDVDGAVKRVKGGWIATGQPWTYETERYDWVARQRKAEQQAMREYASATGCRMEFLQRQLDDEGAKPCGRCDNCAGTRFTADMSPAALDAARDDLGRAGVEVEPRRMWPTGLPAIGVDLKGRIPVGEQAAPGRALGRLSDIGWGNRLRPMLAPHASDGPVPDDVAKAVVGVLADWAKGPGGWAQGATDAQARPVGVVTIASRSRPQLINSLGAHISEVGRLPLLGSVEYAGDGYQVSRSNSAQRLKALDGVLTLPPALASALSGIGGPVLLVDDFTETGWTLAVAARMIRRAGAQGVLPLVLAVQG, from the coding sequence ATGGAGCACACGAGCAACGCGGATCTCCGGGCGGCCGCCGACGCGGTCCTCGCCCGCCTCGTCGGGGACGCCACAGGCACGGCCAGGCTGCGCGAGGACCAGTGGCGGGCGATCGAGGCGTTGGTGGCGGACAAACGCCGAGCCCTCGTCGTCCAGCGCACGGGGTGGGGCAAGTCGGCGGTGTACTTCGTCGCCACCTCGTTGCTCCGCGCCCAGGGCAGCGGCCCCACCGTGATCGTCTCCCCACTGCTCGCGCTGATGCGCAACCAGGTCGAGGCCGCGGCCCGTGCCGGTATCCACGCGCGGACCATCAACTCCTCCAACACCGAGGAGTGGGACATGGTCCAGAGCGAGATCGCCGCGGGCGAGGTCGATGTCCTGCTGGTCAGCCCGGAGCGGCTCAACAACCCGGATTTCCGCGACCAGGTGCTGCCCAAACTCGCCGCCGCGACCGGACTCCTCGTGGTCGACGAGGCGCACTGCATCTCCGACTGGGGTCACGACTTCCGCCCGGACTACCGACGGCTTCGCACGATGCTGATGGACCTCCCACCCGGTGTGCCGGTACTCGCGACCACGGCCACGGCCAACGCGCGTGTGACCGCCGATGTCGCCGAGCAGCTCGGCACCGGGGGCACCTCGGACGCCCTCGTGCTGCGCGGGCCGCTGGACCGGGAGAGCCTGAGCCTGAGCGTGCTCCGGTTGCCGGACGCCGCGCACCGGATGGCCTGGCTCGCCGACCACCTCGACGAGCTGCCGGGCTCCGGAATCATCTACACACTCACCGTGGCCGCCGCCGAGGAGGTCACCGCCTTCCTGCGGCAGCGCGGACACATCGTCGCCCCGTACACGGGCAGGACGGAGAACGCCGACCGGCAGCAGGCCGAGGAGGACCTGATCGCCAACCGGGTCAAGGCGCTGGTCGCCACCTCCGCGCTCGGCATGGGCTTCGACAAGCCCGACCTCGGATTCGTGGTGCACTTGGGCTCGCCCTCGTCGCCCATCGCCTACTACCAGCAGGTGGGCCGAGCGGGACGAGGCGTCGAGCACGCCGAAGTACTCCTGCTCCCGGGCAAGGAGGACGAGGCGATCTGGGAGTACTTCGCCTCGCTCGCCTTTCCCCCGGAGGACCTGGTGCGGCGCACGCTCGACGTCCTCGCGGGCGCGGAGCGCCCTCTTTCGCTGCCCGCTCTGGAGCCGTTGGTGGAGCTGCGCCGGTCCCGCCTGGAGACCATGCTCAAGGTCCTCGACGTGGACGGGGCGGTCAAGCGGGTCAAGGGCGGCTGGATCGCGACCGGGCAGCCGTGGACGTACGAGACGGAGCGGTACGACTGGGTGGCCCGGCAGCGCAAGGCCGAACAACAGGCGATGCGCGAGTACGCGTCGGCGACGGGCTGCCGTATGGAGTTCCTGCAACGCCAACTGGACGACGAAGGGGCAAAGCCCTGCGGACGCTGCGACAACTGCGCGGGCACGCGCTTCACCGCCGACATGTCCCCGGCCGCTCTGGACGCCGCGCGCGACGACCTCGGCCGGGCGGGCGTCGAGGTGGAACCGCGCAGGATGTGGCCGACCGGGCTGCCGGCGATCGGCGTCGATCTCAAGGGCCGCATTCCCGTCGGTGAGCAGGCCGCGCCCGGCAGGGCTCTCGGACGGCTGTCGGACATCGGCTGGGGCAACCGGCTCCGGCCGATGCTGGCCCCGCACGCCTCGGACGGCCCGGTACCGGACGACGTGGCAAAGGCTGTCGTCGGCGTGCTGGCCGACTGGGCCAAAGGGCCCGGCGGCTGGGCCCAGGGGGCAACGGACGCCCAGGCGCGTCCCGTCGGTGTCGTGACCATCGCCTCGCGCTCCCGGCCGCAACTGATCAACTCCCTCGGCGCGCACATCTCGGAGGTGGGCCGACTGCCACTGCTGGGCTCCGTCGAGTACGCGGGCGACGGGTATCAGGTCTCACGGAGCAACAGCGCCCAGCGGCTCAAAGCCCTCGACGGCGTGCTGACCCTGCCGCCGGCCCTTGCCTCTGCTCTGTCCGGCATCGGGGGTCCCGTTCTCCTGGTGGACGACTTCACCGAGACCGGTTGGACACTCGCGGTCGCAGCGCGCATGATCCGGCGTGCCGGCGCCCAGGGAGTGCTACCGCTGGTCCTGGCAGTCCAGGGTTGA
- a CDS encoding ribonuclease HII — protein MPYEPPTHTVERSLRATTGAKVIAGVDEVGRGAWAGPVTVCAAITGLRRPPEGLTDSKLLTVKRRTELSEVLLKWVTSYALGHASPEEIDELGMTAALRLAAVRALESLPVRPDAVILDGKHDYLGVPWKVRTVIKGDQSCVAVAAASVIAKVRRDKMMAELGIDHADFGFADNAGYPSPVHKAALEERGPTPYHRLSWAYLDALPQWRHLKKVRNGVDGSVPEIEGQLGFDF, from the coding sequence ATGCCGTACGAACCACCTACTCACACCGTCGAGCGCTCCCTTCGCGCTACGACCGGAGCGAAGGTCATTGCCGGTGTCGACGAGGTGGGGCGCGGCGCGTGGGCCGGCCCCGTCACCGTCTGCGCCGCGATCACCGGACTGCGTCGGCCCCCCGAAGGCCTCACCGACTCCAAGCTGCTCACCGTCAAGCGCCGTACCGAACTCTCCGAGGTGCTCCTCAAGTGGGTGACCTCGTACGCCCTGGGGCACGCCTCTCCGGAGGAGATCGACGAACTGGGCATGACGGCCGCGCTACGCCTGGCGGCGGTGCGTGCGCTGGAGAGCCTGCCGGTCCGTCCCGACGCGGTGATTCTCGACGGGAAGCACGACTATCTCGGCGTGCCCTGGAAGGTCCGCACGGTGATCAAGGGGGACCAGTCCTGTGTGGCGGTTGCGGCGGCCTCGGTGATCGCCAAGGTTCGGCGCGACAAAATGATGGCCGAACTGGGTATCGACCATGCAGACTTCGGTTTTGCGGACAATGCCGGGTACCCGTCGCCCGTGCACAAGGCCGCGCTGGAGGAGCGGGGACCCACCCCGTACCACCGGTTGTCGTGGGCGTATCTTGATGCGCTGCCCCAGTGGCGGCACCTCAAGAAAGTCCGCAACGGGGTGGACGGAAGCGTTCCGGAGATCGAGGGGCAACTCGGCTTCGACTTCTGA
- a CDS encoding TetR/AcrR family transcriptional regulator — translation MVTSRWTAAPAQTASLRRRGAVLERAILDAALDQLSTVGWNGLTMEGVAAGAQTGKAAVYRRWPSKEDLVADALRAGLPSFEAAPNLGSVRDDLLQLCRQARDAMYSRPGFALRSVIHECDNIQAERFHGVIIKGVVEPTIQLLREVIDRGIERGEVRADAANGYVVDAIPAMMMYRAKMCASEWNDHEIEEMIDQLMVPLLRPYGV, via the coding sequence ATGGTTACTTCGCGCTGGACGGCCGCGCCCGCTCAGACGGCTTCCCTCCGTCGGCGCGGCGCCGTGCTCGAACGGGCAATCCTCGACGCCGCGTTGGATCAGCTCAGTACGGTCGGCTGGAACGGCCTCACGATGGAGGGTGTCGCCGCGGGCGCCCAGACCGGAAAGGCCGCGGTCTACCGTCGCTGGCCGTCCAAGGAGGATCTCGTCGCGGATGCGCTGCGGGCCGGGCTGCCGAGCTTCGAGGCGGCGCCCAACCTCGGGAGCGTGCGCGACGATCTGCTGCAGCTGTGTCGCCAGGCGCGCGACGCCATGTACTCGCGGCCCGGCTTCGCCTTGCGTTCGGTGATTCACGAATGCGACAACATCCAGGCCGAGCGCTTCCATGGGGTGATCATCAAGGGCGTCGTGGAACCGACCATCCAGTTGCTCCGAGAGGTCATCGACCGTGGAATCGAGCGAGGCGAGGTGCGAGCCGATGCGGCCAACGGATACGTCGTCGATGCCATCCCGGCGATGATGATGTACCGAGCGAAGATGTGCGCAAGCGAATGGAATGATCATGAAATCGAGGAGATGATCGACCAGTTGATGGTCCCGTTGCTGCGGCCGTACGGGGTCTGA
- a CDS encoding MFS transporter: MTTSQLSKDQKPGAARREGHPGIALTVIAACQLMVVLDATIVNIALPHIQDALKFSTTDLTWVVSSYTLTFGGLLLLGGRAGDILGRRRVFMTGILLFTFASLLGGLAQEPWQLLAARALQGVGGAIASPTSLALITTTFPEGPERNRAFGVFAAVSAGGGAVGLLAGGMLTEWLDWRWVLFVNVPIGILIAVLTPLYISESERHPGRFDIAGALTSTLGMAALVYGFISAADEGWRDSMTLGSFGAAVVLLLAFAFVETRAADPITPLRMFTDRNRSGTYVIMLSLAAAMFGMFFYIVLFVQNVLGYSPIAAGVAFLPVTVVIAIGAGLSQRFLPVLGPRPFMLVGSALAVIGLVWQTLISSDSSYVGGVLGPMLVFGFGMGLNFVTLTVTAVSGVAQHEAGAASGLLNATQQVGGSLGLSILTTVFGSASKDEAEKQLPKFMADGSAEQKAEFAKTQQLPAPWGHDVLTHGISMGFVAAASMAVLALITAWLVIRVRKSDLEALAGTSGPMAG; encoded by the coding sequence GTGACAACCTCTCAGTTGAGCAAGGATCAGAAGCCAGGTGCGGCACGCCGGGAAGGACATCCCGGTATCGCGCTCACCGTCATCGCGGCCTGCCAACTCATGGTGGTACTCGACGCGACGATTGTGAACATCGCTCTCCCGCACATTCAAGACGCACTCAAGTTCAGCACCACCGACCTCACGTGGGTGGTCAGCTCCTACACGCTCACCTTCGGCGGCCTGCTGCTGCTCGGCGGCCGGGCCGGAGACATCCTCGGCCGCCGCCGAGTGTTCATGACCGGCATCCTGCTGTTCACCTTCGCCTCGCTGCTCGGCGGACTCGCCCAGGAACCCTGGCAGTTGCTGGCCGCACGCGCCCTTCAGGGTGTGGGTGGCGCGATCGCGTCGCCGACCTCGCTGGCGCTCATCACCACCACGTTCCCCGAAGGCCCGGAACGGAACCGGGCGTTCGGAGTCTTCGCCGCCGTCTCCGCGGGCGGCGGTGCCGTCGGCCTGCTCGCCGGCGGCATGCTCACCGAGTGGCTCGACTGGCGGTGGGTGCTCTTCGTCAACGTACCGATCGGCATATTGATCGCTGTCCTCACGCCGTTGTACATCAGCGAGTCCGAACGGCACCCCGGGCGCTTCGACATCGCCGGCGCGCTCACGTCGACGCTCGGCATGGCAGCGCTCGTCTACGGGTTCATCAGCGCGGCCGACGAGGGCTGGCGGGACAGCATGACGCTCGGCTCCTTCGGCGCCGCGGTGGTCCTGCTGCTGGCCTTCGCCTTCGTCGAGACCCGGGCCGCGGACCCGATCACCCCGCTGCGCATGTTCACCGACCGCAATCGCTCGGGCACGTACGTGATCATGTTGAGCCTGGCAGCGGCGATGTTCGGCATGTTCTTCTACATCGTGCTGTTCGTGCAGAACGTGCTGGGGTACAGCCCGATCGCGGCCGGTGTGGCCTTTCTGCCGGTGACAGTGGTGATCGCGATCGGCGCGGGACTGTCGCAACGGTTCCTGCCGGTGCTCGGCCCCAGGCCGTTCATGCTCGTCGGCTCGGCGCTCGCCGTGATCGGCTTGGTCTGGCAGACCTTGATCAGCTCCGACAGCTCGTACGTCGGCGGGGTGCTCGGGCCGATGCTGGTGTTCGGCTTCGGCATGGGCCTGAACTTCGTCACCCTGACGGTTACCGCGGTGTCCGGTGTCGCCCAGCATGAGGCGGGTGCGGCCTCCGGACTGCTCAACGCCACGCAGCAAGTGGGCGGTTCGCTGGGCCTGTCCATCCTGACGACGGTGTTCGGCTCGGCCAGCAAGGACGAGGCGGAGAAACAGCTGCCGAAGTTCATGGCCGACGGTTCTGCCGAGCAGAAGGCCGAGTTCGCCAAGACGCAGCAGCTGCCAGCGCCCTGGGGGCACGACGTGCTCACCCACGGCATTTCGATGGGCTTCGTCGCGGCAGCATCGATGGCCGTGCTGGCGCTGATCACCGCGTGGTTGGTGATCCGGGTCCGCAAGAGCGACCTGGAAGCCCTCGCGGGCACATCGGGCCCGATGGCCGGCTGA
- a CDS encoding ADP-ribosylglycohydrolase family protein — protein sequence MTAESSPDGRLDRALASLRGLAVGDALGSQFFVPVNYPLLKRRELPQAPWQWTDDTEMACSVVAVLAAHHRIDQDALARSFAEHHDFDRGYGPAVNRLLRLVREGGDWRELAAALFNGQGSWGNGAAMRIAPLGAWYADDPEQATHQAEISAYTTHQHREAVVGAMAVAAAASMAAAPGGPPSAEVLLDGVIALVPKSTVGAGLRRARDMLDYADAATVAAVLGCGRRTTAHDTVPFALWSAARALGDYEEAFWTTAQVGGDVDTTCAIVGGVIAAGKAGTPPGAWVERTEALPEWMPTSA from the coding sequence ATGACCGCTGAATCCTCCCCCGACGGACGTCTGGACCGCGCCCTGGCCAGCCTGCGCGGACTCGCGGTCGGGGATGCCCTGGGCTCGCAGTTCTTCGTGCCGGTGAACTACCCGCTGCTGAAGCGTCGCGAGCTGCCACAGGCTCCCTGGCAGTGGACGGACGACACGGAGATGGCGTGCTCCGTCGTGGCCGTCCTCGCCGCTCACCACCGCATCGACCAGGACGCACTGGCCCGCTCCTTCGCCGAGCACCACGACTTCGACCGCGGATATGGTCCGGCGGTCAACCGTCTGCTGCGGCTGGTCCGTGAGGGCGGCGACTGGCGTGAGCTCGCGGCTGCGCTCTTCAACGGACAGGGGTCCTGGGGGAACGGCGCAGCGATGCGGATCGCCCCTCTGGGCGCCTGGTACGCGGACGACCCGGAACAGGCGACCCACCAGGCCGAGATCTCGGCGTACACCACGCACCAGCACCGAGAGGCCGTGGTCGGCGCCATGGCCGTCGCCGCTGCCGCCTCCATGGCCGCGGCCCCCGGCGGCCCGCCCAGCGCCGAGGTACTCCTGGACGGCGTCATCGCGCTCGTGCCCAAGAGTACTGTCGGAGCCGGCTTGCGGCGCGCCCGCGACATGCTCGACTACGCCGATGCGGCCACGGTCGCGGCGGTGCTGGGTTGTGGGCGGCGTACGACGGCGCACGACACCGTCCCGTTCGCGCTCTGGTCCGCTGCTCGTGCCCTCGGTGACTACGAGGAGGCGTTCTGGACCACCGCCCAGGTCGGCGGGGACGTGGACACGACCTGCGCCATCGTGGGCGGGGTGATCGCCGCCGGGAAGGCGGGGACGCCGCCCGGCGCTTGGGTGGAGCGGACGGAAGCGCTGCCGGAGTGGATGCCCACGTCGGCGTAG
- a CDS encoding histidine phosphatase family protein: protein MARPRRIVLVRHGESTGNVDDTVYEREPDHALALTERGWRQAEETGKRLREVFGRERISVYVSPYRRTHETFRAFHLDPELVRVREEPRLREQDWGNWQDRDDVQLQKAYRDAYGHFFYRFAQGESGADVYDRVGGFLESLYRSFEAPDHPPNVLLVTHGLAMRLFCMRWFHWTVAEFESLSNPGNAEMRMLVLGDDGKYSLDRPFERWRDPEPYGITG, encoded by the coding sequence ATGGCACGACCACGGCGCATCGTCCTTGTCCGGCATGGTGAGTCAACCGGCAATGTTGATGACACCGTGTACGAACGCGAGCCCGACCATGCCCTGGCGCTGACCGAGCGGGGCTGGCGGCAGGCTGAGGAGACCGGAAAACGGCTGCGCGAGGTGTTCGGCCGCGAGCGCATCAGCGTGTACGTCTCTCCATACCGCCGTACCCACGAGACGTTCCGCGCCTTCCACCTCGACCCCGAGCTCGTCCGCGTGCGCGAGGAACCCCGGCTGCGCGAACAGGACTGGGGCAACTGGCAGGACCGGGACGACGTCCAACTCCAGAAGGCCTACCGGGATGCGTACGGTCACTTCTTCTACCGCTTCGCCCAGGGCGAGTCCGGGGCGGATGTGTACGACCGGGTCGGCGGCTTCCTGGAGAGCCTGTACCGCAGCTTCGAGGCCCCCGATCATCCGCCGAACGTGCTGCTGGTCACTCATGGCCTGGCGATGCGGCTGTTCTGTATGCGCTGGTTCCACTGGACGGTCGCGGAATTCGAGTCGCTGTCGAATCCGGGGAACGCGGAGATGCGGATGCTCGTTCTCGGGGACGACGGCAAGTACTCGCTCGACCGGCCGTTCGAGCGCTGGCGAGATCCGGAACCGTACGGGATCACCGGATAG
- a CDS encoding YdbC family protein gives MLVKWIRCTVVDRRGFERGQRKWAGLLGEPGFRGQGGGWSRGRPSVAHIFAFWESRAFYDSFMARSHDRLAAAQSGTFKDAQVKLFDYRFDVKTGFEPRFTDADLVRFAHCRVHEDRAEHFMLMQEKVWNPAMAGSPGMIRGLFGEAPGNEFLVLSMWQSAAEHGKYRTERVERLALRAQTEADIAALRGDIVGLESTWIV, from the coding sequence GTGCTGGTCAAGTGGATTCGCTGCACCGTGGTGGACCGCCGCGGCTTCGAGCGGGGGCAGCGAAAGTGGGCGGGGCTTCTGGGGGAGCCGGGGTTTCGAGGGCAGGGCGGAGGCTGGAGTCGGGGGCGGCCTTCCGTCGCGCACATCTTCGCCTTCTGGGAGAGCCGTGCCTTCTACGACTCCTTCATGGCCCGTTCCCACGACCGGCTCGCGGCGGCCCAGTCGGGTACTTTCAAGGACGCCCAGGTCAAGCTGTTCGACTATCGCTTCGACGTGAAGACGGGCTTCGAGCCACGTTTCACCGACGCCGATCTGGTCCGGTTCGCCCACTGCCGCGTCCACGAGGACCGAGCCGAGCACTTCATGCTGATGCAGGAGAAGGTGTGGAACCCCGCGATGGCCGGCTCGCCCGGCATGATCCGCGGACTGTTCGGTGAGGCGCCCGGGAACGAGTTCCTGGTGCTGTCGATGTGGCAGTCGGCCGCCGAGCACGGCAAATACCGCACCGAGCGCGTGGAGCGGCTTGCCCTGCGTGCACAGACCGAGGCGGACATCGCGGCCCTCAGAGGTGACATCGTGGGGCTGGAATCGACCTGGATAGTTTGA
- a CDS encoding TerD family protein yields the protein MNGLSKGIRKAEVALKWDPSPAGQPPTDLDIVAATYLASDPYGDPAYAVYFGSRSPDGTITLNRDSKDGKGFGWDEVMTLELDRLDSRYARVVVGVIIQQRPARRTFVSVLKPNLRITEGYDVLAQDDFGGVLAATAAGVGEFVREGSGTWDFHAGIHGFEDDPATFSQVMGKTRWS from the coding sequence GTGAACGGGCTCAGCAAGGGGATTCGAAAGGCCGAGGTCGCACTGAAGTGGGACCCGAGTCCTGCGGGGCAACCGCCCACGGATCTGGACATCGTGGCCGCGACCTACTTGGCGAGCGATCCGTACGGCGATCCAGCTTATGCGGTGTACTTCGGCAGCCGCTCTCCCGACGGCACCATCACGCTCAACCGGGACAGCAAGGACGGCAAGGGCTTCGGCTGGGACGAGGTCATGACCCTGGAGCTCGACCGGCTCGACAGCCGGTACGCGCGCGTGGTCGTCGGCGTGATCATCCAACAGCGCCCCGCACGGCGGACCTTCGTCAGCGTGCTCAAGCCGAACCTGCGCATCACCGAGGGCTACGACGTCCTGGCCCAGGACGACTTCGGCGGGGTGCTCGCGGCGACGGCAGCAGGGGTCGGGGAGTTCGTGCGCGAAGGATCCGGCACATGGGACTTCCACGCGGGAATCCACGGCTTCGAGGACGACCCGGCCACGTTCAGCCAGGTCATGGGCAAGACACGCTGGTCCTGA